A section of the Bacillus horti genome encodes:
- a CDS encoding SCO family protein — protein MQLTSKKYFLILCGMMIFSVLIIGLLWMYVSDANQKLDVLDQINSFELDEVLTETSYQSDNDKIKLIAFIFIHCPDGVCPMTLQDFSQLQDQLKEQNKFGQEVELLAITFDPLRDTPEALQEYAQHFNVDSKGWRFLRGSEEVTEQIASDLKFFYAFEDTGEGMHSTTMFLVDQNHQVRSYYSMSSASESMNQEKILRDIDTLIKEKSE, from the coding sequence ATGCAGTTGACTTCAAAAAAATATTTTCTGATTTTATGTGGGATGATGATCTTCAGCGTTTTAATCATAGGGCTACTATGGATGTATGTCTCAGATGCGAATCAAAAGCTAGACGTTTTAGATCAGATCAATAGCTTTGAATTGGATGAGGTTCTAACCGAAACCAGCTATCAGTCTGACAATGATAAAATCAAACTAATTGCTTTTATCTTTATTCACTGTCCTGACGGTGTATGTCCTATGACGTTACAGGATTTTTCTCAGCTGCAGGATCAATTAAAGGAGCAAAATAAATTTGGACAAGAGGTAGAACTGTTAGCCATTACGTTTGATCCTCTACGTGATACGCCTGAAGCTTTGCAGGAGTACGCTCAGCACTTTAATGTAGACTCAAAGGGCTGGAGGTTCTTAAGAGGTTCAGAGGAAGTAACGGAGCAGATTGCTTCAGACTTGAAATTCTTCTATGCCTTTGAGGACACAGGAGAAGGCATGCACTCAACCACGATGTTTTTAGTTGATCAAAACCATCAAGTTAGATCTTATTATTCAATGAGTTCAGCCAGCGAGAGTATGAATCAGGAAAAAATCTTAAGAGATATAGATACGCTTATTAAAGAAAAATCTGAGTAA